One Curtobacterium sp. BH-2-1-1 genomic region harbors:
- a CDS encoding SDR family NAD(P)-dependent oxidoreductase — MDETTSGTPATPTTGRFAGRTVIVTGAGAGIGRATAERLLAEGARVVGVDLLADRLDDLVARARSDRLVAVAGDLADRPVIDRIVEAAAGRIDGLANVAGIMDGFVPTAELDDDVWDRVLAVNLTAVMRLTRAVLPTMIRAGSGSIVSVSSEAGLRGSAAGTAYTTSKHAVNGFTLSTAFFYAPAGVRCNAVAPGAVSTSIEAPFRSQYAGERLGPYLQTNVPPIATANQLAAAITWLLSDDSANVTGTVLPSDGGWSAI, encoded by the coding sequence ATGGACGAGACGACGAGCGGGACCCCGGCAACACCGACGACGGGACGCTTCGCCGGGCGGACCGTGATCGTCACGGGCGCCGGGGCCGGCATCGGCCGGGCCACGGCCGAACGGTTGCTCGCGGAGGGCGCCCGGGTCGTCGGCGTCGACCTGCTGGCCGATCGGTTGGACGACCTGGTCGCCCGCGCCCGATCGGATCGGCTCGTCGCCGTCGCGGGGGACCTCGCCGACCGACCGGTGATCGACCGGATCGTGGAGGCGGCGGCCGGACGGATCGACGGGCTCGCCAACGTCGCCGGCATCATGGACGGGTTCGTCCCGACCGCCGAGCTCGACGACGACGTCTGGGACCGTGTCCTCGCCGTCAACCTGACGGCCGTCATGCGGCTCACCCGAGCGGTGCTGCCGACGATGATCCGCGCCGGTTCGGGGAGCATCGTCTCGGTGTCGTCTGAGGCCGGACTGCGGGGCTCCGCGGCGGGGACCGCCTACACGACCTCGAAGCACGCGGTGAACGGCTTCACACTGAGCACGGCGTTCTTCTACGCTCCCGCCGGCGTCCGGTGCAACGCGGTCGCGCCGGGAGCGGTGTCGACGAGCATCGAGGCGCCGTTCCGGTCGCAGTACGCCGGCGAACGGCTCGGACCGTACCTGCAGACGAACGTGCCGCCGATCGCCACGGCGAACCAGCTCGCTGCGGCGATCACGTGGTTGCTGAGCGACGACTCGGCCAACGTGACCGGAACGGTGCTGCCGTCGGACGGCGGGTGGTCCGCGATCTGA
- a CDS encoding GAF domain-containing protein, whose translation MPDELAFPDGPRSALERTIEELVERAQDVLRTQGRLRHLLAANRRIVEHLDLEDTLRSVVHAAVELVGARYGALGVINADATALERFIHVGMDAELVTRIGHPPHGEGLLGAVVHEHTAIRIDSIAGDPRSAGFPDGHPPMEGFLGVPVRVRDTVYGNLYLANPSRGRFTDEDEELVEALAATAGVAIDNARLFDEARQRERWTTAAAEVSAALVGDETLEDVLTLIADRVIAFVDAVLVSVVEPRSAPDTIHVAVAVGTGAARVQGRDYRADGSLAGRAMATGTVIADPTGADLPAYDWAPPLGPTLAVPLRDGSTPLGALMISRGPGARPFSGTEAEMADEFGRQTSVALAVARGRKDRRLLERAEDRGRIARDLHDHVIQRLFAAGLSLQATAQRAPEQVRDRIDSQVTIIDEAIGEIRTAVFALGTPDRHGPRTARDRLLDVVAELGPALSTAPRIAFAGPVDTVVTGDLALDVAAVVRESLANVARHAPEASCRIEVSVDDEAVHVLVEDDGPGPGNHGRRSGTANLAARARLRGGGYRLDEPPKGGTRVRWTVPTHSGTEPS comes from the coding sequence ATGCCCGACGAACTCGCGTTCCCCGACGGCCCCCGCTCCGCGCTCGAACGCACGATCGAGGAACTCGTCGAGCGTGCTCAGGACGTGCTCCGGACCCAGGGGCGCCTCCGGCACCTGCTCGCCGCCAACCGACGCATCGTCGAGCACCTCGACCTCGAGGACACGCTCCGATCGGTCGTCCACGCCGCCGTGGAACTCGTCGGCGCCCGGTACGGAGCACTCGGCGTGATCAATGCGGACGCCACCGCCCTCGAACGGTTCATCCACGTCGGCATGGACGCCGAGCTCGTCACGCGCATCGGCCACCCGCCGCACGGCGAAGGTCTCCTCGGTGCGGTCGTCCACGAGCACACGGCGATCCGCATCGACTCCATCGCCGGGGATCCCCGCTCGGCCGGGTTCCCCGACGGGCACCCGCCGATGGAAGGGTTCCTCGGTGTCCCGGTCCGGGTCCGGGACACCGTCTACGGCAACCTCTACCTCGCGAACCCGTCACGAGGTCGGTTCACCGACGAGGACGAGGAGCTCGTCGAGGCACTCGCCGCGACCGCCGGCGTCGCGATCGACAACGCCCGGCTCTTCGACGAAGCACGACAACGTGAGCGGTGGACGACGGCCGCCGCCGAGGTGTCGGCTGCACTCGTCGGCGACGAGACACTCGAGGACGTGCTGACGCTCATCGCCGACCGGGTGATCGCCTTCGTCGATGCCGTGCTCGTCTCCGTCGTCGAGCCGCGCAGTGCCCCGGACACGATCCACGTGGCGGTCGCCGTCGGCACGGGCGCGGCGAGGGTACAGGGTCGGGACTACCGTGCTGACGGATCGCTCGCCGGACGCGCCATGGCGACGGGGACGGTGATCGCCGACCCGACGGGGGCCGATCTGCCCGCGTACGACTGGGCTCCCCCGCTCGGTCCGACGCTCGCCGTGCCGCTGCGCGACGGGAGCACGCCACTAGGCGCCCTGATGATCTCCCGCGGGCCCGGTGCCCGGCCCTTCTCCGGGACGGAGGCGGAGATGGCCGACGAGTTCGGCCGGCAGACGAGCGTGGCGCTCGCCGTCGCACGCGGACGGAAGGACCGCCGACTCCTCGAGCGCGCCGAGGACCGTGGTCGGATCGCTCGGGACCTGCACGACCACGTCATCCAGCGGCTCTTCGCCGCGGGGTTGTCCCTCCAGGCGACGGCCCAACGTGCCCCGGAACAGGTTCGCGACCGGATCGACTCGCAGGTGACCATCATCGACGAGGCGATCGGAGAGATCCGCACCGCGGTGTTCGCCCTCGGTACGCCGGACCGCCACGGACCACGCACCGCCCGAGACCGCTTGCTGGACGTCGTCGCCGAACTCGGACCCGCGCTCAGCACGGCGCCCCGGATCGCGTTCGCGGGACCGGTCGACACCGTGGTCACCGGTGACCTGGCGCTCGACGTCGCGGCCGTCGTGCGGGAGTCGCTCGCCAACGTCGCCCGACACGCTCCCGAGGCGAGCTGTCGGATCGAGGTCTCGGTCGATGACGAGGCCGTCCACGTCCTGGTCGAGGACGACGGGCCCGGGCCCGGCAACCACGGGCGACGGAGCGGCACGGCGAACCTCGCGGCCCGAGCGCGGCTGCGCGGGGGCGGGTACCGCCTCGACGAACCTCCGAAGGGCGGCACGCGCGTCCGGTGGACCGTCCCGACCCACTCCGGAACGGAGCCATCATGA
- a CDS encoding lysylphosphatidylglycerol synthase transmembrane domain-containing protein: MRWVLLAVTPFLLATAVLVALPHLRDAGIVLRTLDPVALPAAAVAVLAEAVSLTAASRASRLLLGPDAPAFRHVLGVDIVAQGVRSLLPGGAATSAGARISLLERFGVSASAAASSATTGVVVSNLVLSALFLFGLAVAARAAPPPLVSGAIGLVLALVVTSGAVGWLLLRHPAAARRTAVRWSSPLRRFAHRPSGAVVAEYVDALASGLRRLRSPRAFGALFAWTVLNWAADLGAFGLMVAAAGAHPRPEVVILTYGLVNILATVPVTPGAVGIVEGAAVASLHLAGVPTAVALVGVLGWRLVEYWLPLVAALVATPVVLVASRRRPDPAGLGRTFATRRRRPRPRPWPHGHPRTPPRRTADRP; encoded by the coding sequence GTGCGGTGGGTGCTGCTCGCGGTGACGCCGTTCCTACTGGCGACGGCAGTCCTGGTCGCCCTGCCCCACCTCCGCGATGCCGGGATCGTCCTGCGGACGCTGGATCCGGTCGCACTGCCGGCCGCCGCGGTGGCGGTCCTCGCCGAGGCTGTCTCCCTGACCGCAGCGTCTCGTGCGTCCCGTCTGCTGCTGGGCCCGGACGCGCCCGCGTTCCGTCACGTACTCGGTGTGGACATCGTCGCGCAGGGCGTCCGCAGCCTCCTGCCAGGGGGTGCCGCGACGTCGGCCGGAGCCCGGATCTCCCTGCTCGAGCGCTTCGGCGTCAGCGCGTCCGCCGCAGCGTCATCCGCGACCACCGGCGTCGTCGTCTCGAACCTCGTCCTGTCCGCACTGTTCCTCTTCGGGCTCGCTGTCGCAGCGCGGGCCGCTCCCCCGCCGCTCGTGAGCGGTGCGATCGGACTCGTGCTGGCGCTCGTCGTCACCAGCGGCGCTGTGGGGTGGCTCTTGCTCCGCCACCCGGCGGCCGCTCGTCGCACTGCGGTGCGGTGGAGCAGTCCCCTGCGTCGGTTCGCACACCGCCCGTCCGGAGCCGTGGTCGCCGAGTACGTCGATGCGCTCGCCTCCGGGCTGCGCCGACTCCGCTCGCCGCGCGCGTTCGGCGCGCTGTTCGCGTGGACCGTGCTGAACTGGGCCGCCGATCTGGGCGCGTTCGGGCTCATGGTCGCCGCGGCCGGCGCGCACCCGCGGCCGGAGGTCGTCATCCTGACGTACGGGTTGGTGAATATCCTTGCGACGGTGCCGGTCACGCCCGGAGCCGTCGGCATCGTCGAGGGAGCCGCCGTCGCATCGCTGCACCTGGCTGGTGTCCCGACTGCCGTCGCGCTCGTCGGTGTGCTCGGCTGGCGGCTCGTGGAGTACTGGTTGCCGCTGGTGGCGGCACTGGTCGCTACCCCGGTGGTCCTGGTCGCCTCACGCCGCCGTCCGGACCCGGCGGGACTCGGCAGGACCTTTGCCACTCGGCGCCGACGCCCGCGACCGCGACCATGGCCACATGGACACCCGCGCACACCGCCACGTCGCACCGCTGACCGCCCGTGA
- the adhP gene encoding alcohol dehydrogenase AdhP codes for MQAAVVHAFGQPLIVDERPLPDPGPGQVLVRIEASGLCHTDIHAAHGDWPVRPTPPFVPGHEGVGIVEAVGPDVTERRVGERVALPWLGHACGACRYCIDGRETLCEQQQNTGYSIDGAFAQFAVADAEYAVPVPAGVDPWDAAPLTCAGVTTYKALKVAHVVPAETVAVFGVGGLGHLAVQYARVFGADVIGVDVEPEKLRLARDLGADHTVDASSGDAAAQVQELGGADVAVVLAASAAVFEQAFASLKRGGRLVCVALPADGTMSVPIFDTVLKGISIIGSIVGTRQDLAEVFALHAAGRTRVVSVRRPLADVNDAMADVLAGRVPARIVFELPAVEREAVVLGPDERVGR; via the coding sequence ATGCAGGCAGCAGTCGTCCACGCATTCGGACAGCCCCTCATCGTCGACGAACGACCACTCCCGGATCCCGGCCCCGGGCAGGTGCTCGTCCGGATCGAGGCGTCGGGGCTCTGTCACACCGACATCCACGCAGCGCACGGCGACTGGCCCGTCCGCCCGACCCCGCCGTTCGTCCCCGGACACGAGGGCGTCGGCATAGTCGAGGCGGTCGGGCCCGACGTCACCGAGCGGCGCGTCGGCGAACGGGTCGCACTCCCCTGGCTGGGGCACGCGTGCGGCGCCTGCCGCTACTGCATCGACGGCCGCGAGACGCTGTGCGAGCAGCAGCAGAACACGGGTTACTCGATCGACGGCGCCTTCGCCCAGTTCGCGGTGGCGGACGCGGAGTACGCGGTACCGGTGCCCGCCGGGGTCGACCCGTGGGACGCGGCACCGCTCACCTGCGCCGGCGTGACCACGTACAAGGCCCTCAAGGTCGCCCACGTCGTACCCGCCGAGACCGTGGCCGTCTTCGGCGTCGGCGGCCTCGGACACCTCGCTGTGCAGTACGCCCGAGTCTTCGGTGCCGACGTGATCGGGGTCGACGTCGAGCCCGAGAAGCTCCGACTCGCGCGGGACCTCGGTGCCGACCACACCGTCGATGCATCGTCCGGCGACGCCGCGGCGCAGGTGCAGGAGCTCGGCGGCGCCGACGTCGCCGTCGTCCTGGCCGCGTCCGCCGCGGTGTTCGAGCAGGCCTTCGCGTCGCTGAAGCGCGGCGGTCGACTCGTCTGTGTGGCGCTGCCGGCGGACGGGACGATGTCCGTCCCGATCTTCGACACCGTCCTCAAGGGCATCTCGATCATCGGGTCGATCGTCGGCACGCGGCAGGACCTCGCCGAGGTGTTCGCACTGCACGCGGCCGGTCGAACCCGTGTCGTCTCCGTCCGTCGTCCGCTGGCCGACGTGAACGACGCGATGGCGGACGTCCTCGCGGGACGTGTGCCGGCGCGCATCGTGTTCGAGTTGCCCGCCGTCGAACGCGAGGCCGTCGTGCTCGGACCGGACGAGCGGGTCGGGCGATGA
- a CDS encoding universal stress protein, protein MSVERILVGLDASQASWTALRWAANRAGDHPARVRIVHALETGDTDVFVVRERLAEAAAFVRGTAPGTVVETSVERGFAADALVDDTADADLLVIGAHRARRVRSALTGSLPERIATRAPVPTVVVPDDWTFGSGPIVVGIDADTAEAALSFALHEARRTGRSLRVVHAWRVTAPVAARPIALLEDASSTDEQSARLVLGAAEREAARREPTVSVRSTLWEGDAGAALAKAGVEASLVVVGRRHRTTIGGELFGSVAREAMHRSKTPVVIVPVPAD, encoded by the coding sequence ATGTCCGTTGAACGGATCCTCGTCGGTCTCGACGCGTCCCAGGCCAGCTGGACGGCACTGCGGTGGGCGGCGAACCGCGCCGGCGACCATCCGGCGCGGGTGAGGATCGTGCACGCGCTCGAGACGGGCGACACCGATGTGTTCGTCGTGCGCGAGCGCCTCGCCGAGGCCGCGGCGTTCGTCCGCGGGACCGCCCCGGGGACCGTCGTCGAGACCTCCGTCGAACGCGGCTTCGCGGCCGACGCACTCGTGGACGACACGGCTGACGCCGACCTCCTGGTCATCGGAGCGCACCGGGCACGCCGGGTCCGCTCCGCGCTGACCGGGTCGCTCCCGGAGCGCATCGCGACCAGGGCACCCGTGCCCACCGTCGTCGTTCCGGACGACTGGACCTTCGGCAGCGGTCCGATCGTCGTCGGCATCGACGCCGACACCGCCGAGGCCGCGCTCTCGTTCGCGCTGCACGAAGCGCGACGGACCGGGCGTTCGCTCCGGGTCGTGCACGCGTGGCGTGTGACAGCACCCGTCGCGGCGCGTCCGATCGCGTTGCTCGAGGACGCGTCGAGCACCGACGAACAATCCGCGCGCCTCGTGCTCGGCGCCGCCGAACGCGAAGCCGCGCGACGTGAACCGACCGTCTCCGTCCGCTCGACCCTCTGGGAGGGCGACGCCGGTGCAGCACTCGCGAAGGCCGGCGTCGAGGCGTCCCTGGTCGTCGTCGGGCGACGGCACCGGACCACGATCGGTGGTGAACTCTTCGGGTCCGTCGCACGCGAGGCGATGCATCGGTCGAAGACGCCGGTCGTCATCGTGCCGGTACCGGCCGACTGA
- a CDS encoding response regulator transcription factor has product MTTRVFLVDDHEIVRRGVADLIDAEPDLEVVGEAGTVRDTVGRVAATLPDVVVLDVRLPDGSGIDACRSVRSAFPDIVCLMLTAYDDDSAMQAAILAGAAGYVVKDIRGQTLLEDIRRVAAGRRLLPAATVPATVERLTSDVRDDVPELTMRERQVLELIAGGLTNRQIGDRLGLAEKTVKNYVSGLLAKLGLERRTQAAVYGADHGVRDHRR; this is encoded by the coding sequence ATGACCACACGGGTGTTCCTCGTCGACGACCACGAGATCGTCCGCCGAGGCGTCGCCGACCTCATCGACGCCGAACCCGACCTCGAGGTGGTGGGCGAGGCCGGCACGGTCCGCGACACCGTCGGACGCGTCGCCGCGACCCTGCCCGACGTGGTCGTCCTCGACGTCCGGCTCCCCGACGGCAGCGGCATCGACGCCTGCCGCTCGGTCCGTTCCGCCTTCCCGGACATCGTGTGCCTGATGCTCACCGCCTACGACGACGACAGTGCGATGCAGGCCGCGATCCTCGCCGGCGCCGCGGGCTACGTGGTGAAGGACATCCGCGGGCAGACCCTCCTCGAGGACATCCGGCGCGTCGCCGCGGGTCGCCGGCTCCTGCCCGCCGCAACCGTGCCGGCGACCGTCGAACGATTGACCAGCGACGTCCGCGACGACGTCCCGGAGCTCACCATGCGCGAACGGCAGGTCCTCGAGCTCATCGCCGGCGGCCTCACGAACCGGCAGATCGGCGACCGGCTGGGCCTGGCGGAGAAGACCGTGAAGAACTACGTCTCCGGGCTGCTCGCGAAGCTCGGACTGGAACGGCGGACGCAGGCCGCGGTCTACGGCGCCGACCACGGTGTCCGCGACCATCGGCGCTGA
- a CDS encoding pyridoxamine 5'-phosphate oxidase family protein, with translation MVRLDADQCWERLHRSRTARVAFRTEESLEVIPVNYVAEDRRLVFATSSTVILDAVHAGREIVMEADEHDGWTAWSVVAKGTAHLPDTRNVSAQRLRSMLATPKRATVVLEPTSITGRLFDQAAP, from the coding sequence GTGGTCCGACTCGACGCCGACCAGTGCTGGGAACGGCTGCACCGCTCCCGCACCGCGCGCGTTGCGTTCCGCACCGAGGAATCGCTCGAGGTCATCCCGGTCAACTACGTGGCCGAGGATCGTCGGCTGGTGTTCGCCACGTCGAGCACCGTCATCCTCGATGCCGTGCACGCCGGCCGCGAGATCGTGATGGAAGCCGACGAACACGACGGCTGGACCGCCTGGAGCGTCGTCGCGAAGGGGACCGCCCACCTGCCGGACACGCGCAACGTCAGCGCCCAGCGGCTCCGGTCGATGCTCGCCACCCCGAAGCGCGCGACGGTCGTCCTGGAACCCACCTCGATCACGGGACGGCTGTTCGACCAGGCCGCCCCGTGA
- a CDS encoding HAD-IC family P-type ATPase: protein MTTPPVVTEASRSPGLSATDAARRLAVDGPNVVASSSPNLWRIVGSQFRNVVLVLLLVTAAVSGALGQVQDAVVILVILALSVGLGAWNEYRSALVSSAMGDRLRHTARVLRDDAWTTVDVRSVVVGDLARLGVGSIVPADCVVVSATDLHCDESVLSGESRPVARATGDRVLQGAVVVAGSAEAEVRATGARTEFGGIAAGLRTRAPETSFQAGLARFSVVLVWIAVVLMLLIVVSGIAFSRPLLTTVLFALAIAVGVTPQLLPAVVSTALAAGARSLKRSDVLVKRLVCVEDLGGVDVLVTDKTGTLTSGGLRFHSAIGQDGRPDPRVLAAARATVPDDVAAAGAAGASIADVLDREVLAAAQQAGIPTMDVAATQPFDHEHMRSSALVEKADGSREILVKGAPDVVVPNCRDVPSTAVTVLDRLRAEGHRVLAVAAADVDHDTRTADPDAAGAALALLGFVVFEDPPRPGVADAVAALHGLGVRIVVVTGDDAVVAEQLARSVGIPVEFPLLGSEMSGSELAGRVLTAGVVARVRPADKAVVVRALRASGRTVAFLGDGVNDALALHAADVGISVLSATDVARDAADVVLLDKDLAAVATAVRTGRRVFANTLKYVMMGTSSNIGNMLSAAVAASFLPFLPMLPAQVLLNNLVYDLGQLTIPTDRVDPERLAAPSRWDVGAVRRFMLTFGPVSSLFDFVTFAVLLGIVHAGPDEFRTVWFVESLITQSLVVFVIRTNRVPSWRSRPGRWLALGALGSATVAIAIPLSPLGPLVGFSSLSWPLLVTIGVIAVAYLALVEALKALLFRFVFRQPSATHHATHHVRRAAARFGPSR from the coding sequence ATGACGACGCCACCCGTCGTCACCGAGGCGTCGCGCTCGCCCGGACTCAGTGCGACCGACGCCGCCCGTCGGCTCGCCGTGGACGGGCCCAACGTCGTCGCGTCGTCGTCCCCGAACCTCTGGCGGATCGTGGGGAGCCAGTTCCGCAACGTCGTGCTCGTCCTCCTCCTCGTCACGGCTGCCGTGTCCGGCGCGCTCGGACAAGTCCAGGACGCAGTCGTCATCCTCGTCATCCTCGCGCTGAGCGTCGGGCTGGGTGCCTGGAACGAGTACCGATCGGCACTCGTCTCGTCGGCGATGGGCGATCGGCTCCGGCACACCGCCCGGGTGCTCCGCGACGACGCCTGGACCACCGTCGACGTCCGGTCGGTCGTCGTCGGCGACCTCGCGCGCCTCGGCGTCGGCTCGATCGTCCCCGCGGACTGCGTCGTCGTCTCGGCCACGGATCTGCACTGCGACGAGAGCGTCCTCAGCGGTGAGTCCCGACCGGTCGCGCGTGCCACGGGCGACCGGGTGCTGCAGGGCGCGGTCGTCGTCGCCGGTTCCGCCGAGGCCGAGGTGCGTGCCACCGGGGCCCGAACCGAGTTCGGCGGGATCGCGGCGGGGCTCCGCACCCGTGCGCCGGAGACGTCGTTCCAGGCGGGCCTCGCGCGCTTCTCGGTCGTCCTCGTCTGGATCGCCGTCGTGCTCATGCTGCTGATCGTCGTCTCCGGCATCGCGTTCTCCCGGCCCCTCCTCACCACCGTGCTGTTCGCGCTCGCGATCGCGGTCGGTGTGACGCCGCAGCTCCTGCCTGCCGTGGTGAGCACGGCGCTGGCGGCAGGCGCTCGCAGTCTCAAGCGATCGGACGTCCTCGTGAAGCGCCTCGTCTGCGTCGAGGACCTCGGCGGCGTGGACGTGCTCGTCACGGACAAGACCGGGACGCTCACGTCGGGCGGCCTACGGTTCCACAGCGCGATCGGTCAGGACGGGCGACCGGACCCCAGGGTGCTCGCGGCCGCGCGCGCGACGGTGCCCGACGACGTCGCCGCTGCGGGTGCCGCGGGCGCCTCGATCGCCGACGTCCTCGACCGCGAGGTACTCGCCGCAGCGCAGCAGGCGGGGATCCCCACGATGGACGTCGCCGCGACGCAGCCGTTCGACCACGAGCACATGCGGTCCTCCGCGCTCGTCGAAAAGGCCGATGGATCGAGGGAGATCCTCGTCAAGGGTGCGCCGGACGTGGTCGTCCCGAACTGCCGCGACGTCCCGAGCACCGCGGTGACCGTGCTCGACCGGCTCCGCGCCGAAGGCCATCGCGTGCTCGCCGTCGCGGCCGCCGACGTCGACCACGACACCCGGACCGCCGATCCGGACGCTGCGGGGGCCGCACTCGCCCTGCTCGGCTTCGTCGTGTTCGAGGACCCGCCCCGCCCCGGGGTCGCCGACGCCGTCGCAGCGCTCCACGGTCTCGGTGTCCGGATCGTCGTGGTGACCGGCGACGATGCCGTGGTCGCCGAGCAACTCGCCCGGAGCGTCGGCATCCCGGTGGAGTTTCCGCTGCTCGGTTCGGAGATGTCGGGGTCCGAGCTCGCCGGACGCGTCCTCACCGCCGGCGTGGTGGCTCGAGTGCGCCCTGCCGACAAGGCCGTCGTCGTCCGGGCACTGCGGGCGTCCGGCCGGACGGTCGCGTTCCTGGGCGACGGGGTGAACGACGCCCTCGCCCTGCACGCCGCCGACGTCGGTATCTCGGTGCTCTCCGCGACCGACGTCGCCCGGGACGCCGCCGACGTGGTGCTCCTCGACAAGGACCTCGCGGCTGTCGCCACCGCGGTGCGGACCGGCCGCCGAGTCTTCGCGAACACCCTCAAGTACGTGATGATGGGCACCTCGTCGAACATCGGCAACATGCTCAGCGCCGCCGTCGCCGCGAGCTTCCTGCCGTTCCTGCCGATGCTGCCCGCGCAGGTCCTGTTGAACAACCTGGTGTACGACCTCGGACAGCTGACGATCCCCACCGACCGGGTCGACCCCGAACGCCTCGCCGCACCGTCGCGGTGGGACGTCGGAGCCGTCCGCCGGTTCATGCTCACGTTCGGCCCGGTGAGCTCCCTGTTCGACTTCGTCACGTTCGCCGTGCTGCTGGGCATCGTGCACGCCGGTCCGGACGAGTTCCGCACGGTCTGGTTCGTCGAGTCGCTCATCACGCAGTCGCTGGTGGTCTTCGTCATCCGGACGAACCGGGTGCCGTCGTGGCGGAGCCGCCCAGGGCGCTGGCTGGCCCTCGGTGCGCTCGGCTCGGCGACGGTCGCGATCGCGATCCCGCTGAGTCCCCTGGGACCCCTGGTCGGGTTCTCGTCGCTCTCCTGGCCGCTGCTCGTGACGATCGGCGTCATCGCGGTCGCCTACCTCGCGCTCGTCGAGGCGTTGAAGGCGCTCCTGTTCCGCTTCGTGTTCCGGCAGCCGTCGGCCACCCACCACGCCACCCACCACGTCCGTCGTGCCGCCGCCCGGTTCGGACCGTCGCGGTGA
- a CDS encoding BON domain-containing protein: protein MDTRAHRHVAPLTARDRILRAWASEGSLDASSLDVALRNGRVVLTGDVGCHSDRVTAVGLAEQCAPMHAIENRIVVRAYACDPEETDVDVRSRVERVIGLVAPRAAVAVHVHDHVVTIAGSVSSVAERRAVHAAAARCGGVHFVTDQLTVAPVVG, encoded by the coding sequence ATGGACACCCGCGCACACCGCCACGTCGCACCGCTGACCGCCCGTGACCGAATCCTTCGAGCCTGGGCATCCGAAGGCTCCCTCGATGCCAGCTCCCTCGACGTCGCGCTGCGGAACGGCCGCGTCGTGCTCACCGGCGACGTCGGCTGCCACAGCGACCGGGTGACCGCCGTCGGACTCGCGGAACAGTGCGCGCCGATGCACGCGATCGAGAACCGGATCGTCGTTCGTGCGTACGCGTGCGACCCCGAGGAGACCGACGTTGACGTCCGGAGCCGGGTCGAACGCGTAATCGGGCTCGTCGCACCGCGGGCCGCGGTCGCCGTTCACGTCCACGACCACGTCGTGACCATCGCCGGGTCCGTCAGCTCCGTGGCGGAACGCCGCGCGGTGCACGCCGCCGCCGCCCGGTGCGGCGGTGTGCACTTCGTCACCGACCAGCTGACGGTCGCCCCGGTCGTCGGCTGA
- a CDS encoding universal stress protein has translation MHEDVERITIGLDDTEASWTALRWVAERAARHACRVRIVRAVDPLEPEEGWTHHRLVAGRSLVLQSAPGTQVELDAPPAPIVDALVGAAQPDDLLVVGSHRRRRLQSALTGLLPDRIAGASHVPTVIVPDDWPSGQLDADVVLAVDADTAPEAVDFAIAEAGRHGAVLRVVHTWQESAPVGPPVVAAVVESPVVERAAAQAVLDDVVTRIAAASPALIVRNELLRGAPGGTVAVAAEHHGLVVVGRRHRSTFGGEVLGSVAQDLMAESTTALCVVPLEQG, from the coding sequence ATGCACGAGGACGTCGAACGGATCACGATCGGCCTGGACGACACCGAGGCGAGCTGGACCGCGCTCCGGTGGGTCGCCGAGCGGGCTGCTCGGCACGCCTGTCGCGTCCGGATCGTGCGCGCGGTCGACCCGCTCGAGCCCGAGGAGGGGTGGACCCACCACCGCCTCGTGGCGGGACGCTCGCTCGTGCTGCAGTCGGCGCCGGGGACCCAGGTCGAGCTCGATGCACCGCCGGCCCCGATCGTCGACGCGCTCGTCGGTGCTGCGCAGCCGGACGACCTCCTCGTCGTCGGCAGCCACCGTCGTCGTCGCCTGCAGTCCGCGCTCACCGGGCTCCTGCCCGACCGGATCGCCGGGGCGTCGCACGTCCCGACCGTCATCGTCCCGGACGACTGGCCGAGTGGCCAGCTCGACGCCGACGTCGTACTCGCCGTGGACGCGGACACCGCGCCCGAGGCCGTCGACTTCGCGATCGCCGAGGCCGGTCGGCACGGTGCGGTGCTCCGCGTGGTGCACACGTGGCAGGAGTCCGCGCCGGTCGGCCCGCCCGTGGTCGCCGCCGTGGTGGAGTCTCCGGTCGTCGAACGGGCGGCCGCACAGGCCGTGCTCGACGACGTCGTGACCCGGATCGCTGCTGCCTCGCCGGCGCTGATCGTCCGCAACGAACTGCTCCGCGGCGCCCCCGGAGGGACGGTCGCGGTGGCGGCGGAGCACCACGGGCTGGTCGTGGTGGGGCGTCGGCACCGGTCCACCTTCGGCGGCGAGGTCCTGGGATCGGTCGCGCAGGACCTGATGGCGGAGTCGACGACGGCGCTGTGCGTCGTCCCGCTCGAGCAGGGCTGA